The genomic interval CACCGTCTTGTCCATGATCGCCTATATCTCCCGGTACATCGCGCTGTCGCGGCTCACCCGTGAGGCCACGGGAGACCGCGGCAGATGACAGTTATTAAGAGATTATTAGTAACGGTTTTCGGGCTGGGCCTGATGCCGATCGCCCCGGGGACGTGGGGCTCGTTCGGAGCGGCCCTGATCTTCCTCGCCTACGCCTACCCATTGGGGGCGGACCAAGCGGGCACCGCATGGCTGGTGACCGCCATTCTGGTGATCGCCGGATCGGTCGTCGGAGTGGCCCTCGGCAAATGGGCGGTTCGGCACTTCCTGATGAAGGATCCTTCACCGTTCGTCCTGGACGAAGCGGCGGGAATGTGGCTGGCCCTGCTCTGGATCCCCTACGCCGGACCGCTCTCGCTCATCATTGTGGCTGTATCGCAGTTTTTATTGTTCAGAATAGCTGATATCGTCAAGCCGTTTCCATCCCGCCAGTCCGAGGCACTGCCGTTCGGCTGGGGTATTGTCGTCGACGACCTGTTCGCTGCGGTCTACGCCAACCTGATCGGGCAGGCGATCTTCCGAATTCTGGTCCCCTGGCTGCTTCACGGACCCGGCCAAACGCCGGTAGGGGGGGTATAATAACCGTTGTTGGTTGTCGGCGGTCTGTGGCGCTGGCCCGCCCGGAGCGATGCAAAACGGCGGTTTTTGCTTGACAGCGGTTCACAGCCAATGCGATACTAACGGTTTATCCCTCGGCTTGCCCTCTGAGCCAAGAGGCAAGCCGATTTCGTATCCGCTGACAACCGGCTCGAAATGCGGTTGTCTTTTTTGGTACAGGAGTCTGGTGTCATGTTACCGGCAAGAAAAACGTCGAAGTCGCGAAAACGCCTGCGTCGCAGCCATCACGCGCTGTCCCCGGTGAACCTCTCGACCTGCCCCCAGTGCAGCGCGGCCAAACTGCCGCACGCCGCCTGTGCGGGCTGCGGCTACGTCAATCCCGCCACGAGGATCGAGATCGAGGAATCCGAGGAAGCCTGAAGATGCGGATCGCCATTGATGCCATGGGCGGTGATTACGCCCCCCGGGAGATCGTCGCCGGGGCGGTCGAGGCCCTCGGCGGCCTCGGCTCCGACGATCAACTGGTGTTGATCGGACTGGAAGACCGAATCCGCGAGGAACTCCGCGAACTCGGTTCGCCCGACGATCCCCGCCTCTCGGTGGTGCATGCCAGCCAGGTGATCGAGATGGGCGATCATCCGGTCGAAGCCCTGCGCCAGAAACGCGACAGCTCGATCGCGAAAATGGCCGTCATGGCCGCTGGCGAACAGGTCGACGCCGTCATCAGCGCCGGCAACACCGGGGCCTGTGTGGCCGCCTGTCAGATGAAAATCCGTCCGCTCAAGGGCGTCCAGCGTCCGGGCATCGCGGTGGTCATCCCCTCCTTCGGCGGGCCCATGATCCTCTGCGACGTCGGCGCCAACGTCGCGCCCAAACCGCATCACCTCCACCAGTACGCCCTGATGAGCATCATCTACGCCAAACACCTGCTCGGCGTCGACGGTTCGCCGAAGGTCGCCCTCTTGAGCATCGGCGAAGAGGACGCCAAGGGCAATCCCCTGGTCAAGCAGGCCCGCGACCTGATCAAGGCCGACCCGCGCATCAACTTCGTCGGCTACGTCGAAGGCCGCTCGCTGCTCTCCGGCCAGGCCGGCGTGGTGATCTGCGACGGGTTCGTTGGAAACGTCGCCCTCAAACTCATCGAGGGACTGGCCGATGGCCTGGTGAGCATGCTGACCAAGGACATCAGTTCGGCCGATCCCGCCCTCGCCAAGTCCTTCGAACCCATCCTCAAAAAACTCTGGCAACAGCACGACTACAGCGAATACGGCGGCGCCCCGCTCCTCGGCGTCGACGGAATATGCATCATCTGCCACGGTTCGAGTAACCGCCGCGCCATCCGCAACGCGGTGGCGGTGGCCGCCAAACTCTGCCGCAGCAACATCAATCAGCGGATCGTGGAATTCCTGCAGTCCGAGCCGGCTGCCATCCCGCCCAACTGACCCCAACGTGAGGC from Phycisphaerae bacterium carries:
- the plsX gene encoding phosphate acyltransferase PlsX, which translates into the protein MRIAIDAMGGDYAPREIVAGAVEALGGLGSDDQLVLIGLEDRIREELRELGSPDDPRLSVVHASQVIEMGDHPVEALRQKRDSSIAKMAVMAAGEQVDAVISAGNTGACVAACQMKIRPLKGVQRPGIAVVIPSFGGPMILCDVGANVAPKPHHLHQYALMSIIYAKHLLGVDGSPKVALLSIGEEDAKGNPLVKQARDLIKADPRINFVGYVEGRSLLSGQAGVVICDGFVGNVALKLIEGLADGLVSMLTKDISSADPALAKSFEPILKKLWQQHDYSEYGGAPLLGVDGICIICHGSSNRRAIRNAVAVAAKLCRSNINQRIVEFLQSEPAAIPPN
- the rpmF gene encoding 50S ribosomal protein L32 is translated as MLPARKTSKSRKRLRRSHHALSPVNLSTCPQCSAAKLPHAACAGCGYVNPATRIEIEESEEA
- a CDS encoding phosphatidylglycerophosphatase A yields the protein MTVIKRLLVTVFGLGLMPIAPGTWGSFGAALIFLAYAYPLGADQAGTAWLVTAILVIAGSVVGVALGKWAVRHFLMKDPSPFVLDEAAGMWLALLWIPYAGPLSLIIVAVSQFLLFRIADIVKPFPSRQSEALPFGWGIVVDDLFAAVYANLIGQAIFRILVPWLLHGPGQTPVGGV